In Elaeis guineensis isolate ETL-2024a chromosome 1, EG11, whole genome shotgun sequence, a genomic segment contains:
- the LOC105033049 gene encoding pyrophosphate-energized vacuolar membrane proton pump: MGAAILTDLLTEILIPVAAVVGIGFALIQWGLVSRVKLSPEKQGPPAGSNNKNDYSDYLIEEEEGLNDHNIVVKCADIQRAISEGATSFLFTEYQYVGIFMVAFAILVFLFLGSVEGFSTKSQPCTYSKDKYCKPALANAIFSTVSFLLGAITSLVSGFLGMKIATYANARTTLEARKGVGKAFITAFRSGAVMGFLLAANGLLVLYIAINLFKLYYGDDWEGLFEAITGYGLGGSSMALFGRVGGGIYTKAADVGADLVGKVERNIPEDDPRNPAVIADNVGDNVGDIAGMGSDLFGSYAESSCAALVVASISSFGINHDLTGMCYPLLISSVGIIVCLITTLFATDFFEIKIVKEIEPALKKQLIISTFLMTVGIAILSWIALPSTFTIFNFGVQKQVRNWQLFFCVAIGLWAGLVIGFVTEYFTSNAYGPVQDVADSCRTGAATNVIFGLALGYKSVIIPIFAIAVSIFVSFSLAAMYGIAVAALGMLSTIATGLAIDAYGPISDNAGGIAEMAGMSHRIRERTDALDAAGNTTAAIGKGFAIGSAALVSLALFGAFVSRAAISTVDVLTPKVFIGLIVGAMLPYWFSAMTMKSVGSAALKMVEEVRRQFNSIPGLLEGTVRPDYATCVKISTDASIREMIPPGALVMLTPLIVGTFFGVETLSGVLAGALVSGVQIAISASNTGGAWDNAKKYIEAGASEHARTLGPKGSEPHKAAVIGDTIGDPLKDTSGPSLNILIKLMAVESLVFAPFFAAHGGILFKIF; the protein is encoded by the exons ATGGGAGCGGCGATACTGACGGATCTCTTGACGGAGATCCTGATCCCGGTGGCTGCCGTTGTGGGGATTGGGTTCGCCTTGATACAGTGGGGGCTGGTGTCGAGGGTGAAGCTGTCGCCGGAGAAGCAGGGGCCGCCGGCGGGGAGTAACAACAAGAACGACTACTCGGACTACCTCatcgaggaggaggaggggctCAATGATCACAACATCGTCGTGAAGTGCGCTGACATACAACGCGCCATCTCCGAAG GAGCCACTTCTTTCCTTTTCACCGAGTATCAGTATGTTGGAATTTTCATGGTTGCTTTTGCAATCCTGGTATTCCTTTTCCTCGGCTCTGTGGAGGGTTTTAGCACTAAGAGCCAGCCCTGCACCTATAGCAAAGACAAATATTGCAAGCCTGCACTTGCAAATGCTATCTTTAGCACTGTGTCCTTCTTGCTTGGTGCAATCACTTCTCTGGTATCTGGTTTTCTTGGAATGAAGATTGCGACATATGCAAATGCCAGAACAACTTTGGAAGCAAGAAAGGGTGTAGGAAAAGCTTTCATTACTGCATTCCGCTCTGGTGCAGTTATGGGCTTTTTGCTTGCTGCAAATGGGCTTTTAGTGCTTTACATTGCAATCAACCTATTCAAGTTGTATTACGGTGATGACTGGGAAGGCCTTTTTGAGGCAATTACTGGTTATGGTCTTGGTGGATCTTCTATGGCTCTTTTCGGCAGAGTCGGGGGAGGCATCTATACAAAAGCTGCTGATGTTGGTGCTGATCTTGTTGGCAAGGTTGAGAGGAACATCCCTGAAGATGACCCGAGAAATCCAGCA GTGATTGCTGACAATGTTGGAGATAATGTCGGGGATATTGCCGGAATGGGATCTGATCTTTTTGGCTCATATGCTGAATCTTCCTGTGCTGCCCTTGTTGTTGCTTCAATCTCATCTTTTGGAATCAACCATGATTTGACTGGGATGTGCTATCCACTGCTTATCAGCTCTGTGGGTATTATTGTTTGTTTGATCACCACTCTGTTTGCAACTGACTTCTTTGAAATAAAGATAGTAAAGGAGATTGAGCCTGCACTGAAGAAGCAGCTTATAATCTCAACTTTTCTTATGACTGTCGGTATTGCAATTCTCAGTTGGATTGCCCTCCCATCTACCTTCACAATCTTCAATTTTGGTGTTCAGAAGCAAGTAAGAAACTG GCAGCTGTTCTTCTGTGTTGCAATTGGTCTATGGGCTGGCCTGGTTATTGGGTTTGTCACTGAATACTTCACAAGCAATGCATACGG CCCTGTGCAAGATGTGGCTGATTCCTGCAGAACTGGAGCTGCCACTAATGTTATTTTTGGGCTTGCTTTGGGATACAAGTCTGTCATCATTCCAATTTTTGCTATTGCTGTCAGCATCTTTGTTAGTTTTAGCCTTGCTGCCATGTATGGTATTGCAGTTGCTGCTCTTGGCATGTTGAGCACCATTGCTACCGGTCTAGCTATTGATGCCTATGGCCCCATCAGTGACAATGCTGGAGGCATTGCTGAGATGGCTGGAATGAGCCACAGAATACGAGAGAGAACTGACGCACTTGATGCTGCAGGCAATACCACTGCTGCCATTGGAAAG GGTTTTGCCATCGGTTCAGCTGCCTTGGTGTCCCTTGCACTGTTTGGTGCCTTTGTGAGTCGGGCAGCAATATCAACTGTGGATGTTCTGACACCTAAAGTATTCATTGGGTTAATTGTTGGTGCCATGCTTCCTTACTGGTTCTCAGCCATGACCATGAAGAGTGTAGGCAGTGCAGCTCTGAAGATGGTGGAGGAAGTTCGCCGACAATTCAATAGCATACCTGGTCTTTTGGAGGGAACTGTGAGACCTGACTATGCAACTTGTGTCAAAATCTCTACAGATGCCTCCATCAGGGAGATGATTCCACCTGGTGCTCTGGTCATGCTCACACCTCTCATTGTTGGAACCTTCTTCGGTGTGGAAACTTTATCAGGGGTTCTTGCCGGTGCCCTTGTATCCGGCGTTCAG ATTGCAATCTCTGCATCAAACACTGGTGGTGCAtgggataatgctaagaagtatATTGAG GCTGGGGCTTCGGAGCATGCTAGAACCCTTGGCCCCAAAGGATCAGAGCCCCATAAGGCGGCAGTGATAGGTGACACCATCGGCGACCCGCTCAAGGACACATCTGGACCCTCACTTAACATCCTTATCAAGCTCATGGCCGTCGAATCTCTCGTCTTTGCACCGTTCTTTGCTGCACATGGAGGCATCCTCTTCAAGATCTTCTGA